CTTTTTGCCAGTGCCAGGATATGATTTTTGTCCCGATAGCCTAAAACAGCGAAGTTTTCTTCCAGGCGAATACTATCTACCTGCCACTGCTGTGCCAGGATTTGTAATTCTTTCAAAATCAATAATTGTCGCACAGGGTGGGGAATATTCCCGAAGCGATCCTCGAATTCTGTCTCCAGATCCGCCAATTCATCCAGAGAACGAATCGCGGATAACCGCCGATACATTTCAATTTTGATGCGGCCAGGGGGGATATAATCCGAAGGCAGGTAGGCGGTACAAGGCAGATCGATGGCGACGTGATGGTGTTCCCGCAGGGGCTCGTTTTTCAGTCTTTTACAGGCATTTTCCAGCAGTTGGCAATACAGTTCATACCCAACTGCGGAAATATGGCCACTTTGCTCGGTTCCCAGGATATTCCCGGCCCCTCGAATTTCCAGGTCGCGCATCGCGATTTTAAACCCGGCCCCCAGCTCGCTGTATTCTTCAATCGCTTTAAGCCGTTTCGCAGCCACAGGCGTCAGTATCTGCCCATCGCGTAACAGCAGATAACAATAGGCCCGATGATGCGACCTCCCCACACGTCCGCGGAGTTGGTGCAGATCCGAAAGTCCATGATTGCCGGCATCGTGAATGAACATGGTATTGGCATTCGGTATATCCAGCCCGCTCTCAATGATGGTGGTGCAGACAAAGATATCAACTCGACCGGATACGAAGTCGTACATGGCCGCTTCGAGTTCGGATTCTTTCATCTGCCCATGCCCGATCCCGATCGTGGCTTCAGGAACAATTTGCTGAATCCGGTCTGCATACTTCTGTAAATCGTGGACCCGGTTATGCACAAAATAAACCTGCCCGTTTCGATTCAATTCGCGCACCATCGCATGCCGGATCAGTTCGGGATCAAAGCGGGAGATGCGTGTTTCGATCGGAACGCGATCACGGGGCGCTGTGGTCAAGTTGGAAATATCGCGTATCCCCAATAACGACATATGCAGAGTCCGCGGCACCGGAGTCGCGCTCAGGGTGAGCACATCAATCTGCAGTCTGAGGGACTTCAGCATTTCTTTTGCTTCCACACCAAACCGCTGTTCCTCATCAATAATCAGCAGACCTAGATCTTTAAATTTGATATCTTTCTGAATCAAGCGATGTGTGCCGATCACCAGATCGACACTACCCGAGGCCATGCCTTCCAGTGTCTTTCGCTGTTCCTTTTTTGTTTTGAAACGCGAGAGACCTTCAATGGTGATTGGATAATCGGCCATCCGCTCGCTGAAGGTCCGCGTATGCTGCTCGGCCAGAACCGTTGTGGGGACCAGCACGGCAACCTGCTTTCCTGAATCGATGGCTTTAAAAGCAGCACGGATCGCAACCTCGGTTTTACCATAACCAACGTCACCGCAGATCAAACGATCCATGGGTTGAGGTCGCTCCATATCATGTCGAATATCATTGATGGCATGCAGTTGATCGGTGGTTTCTGTATAGGGAAACGAAGCTTCAAATTCTTTTTGCCAGTGACTGTCGGGAGGATAAGCGATGCCTGGTTGAGCCGAACGCATAGCCTGCATGCGTAACATATCGCTGGCCATATCCCTGACGGCCTGCGCCGCTTTTTCCTTTTTGTTCGCCCAGCTTTTCCCCCCCAACTTGGACAGTTGAGGAATGTGTTTTCCACCCCCGATATATTTTTGCACAAGATGAACCAGAGAGACCGGCACATACATTTGCACTTTATCACGAAACTCCAAAGAGAGATGTTCTTCGCGACAGCCATCCTTCTCGAGGAGCTCCAAACCTTTGAAACGGGCAATGCCGTGTGAGAGATGTACGACAAAATCGCCCACATTCAAATCGAGAAAATTGTCGATGGCCCGGCTTTCGACTTTTCGCTTGCGCGGCTTGTGTCGGATATCAGCGCGGCCAAAGAGCTCATGATCACTTAACACGACCAGATGTTCGGAAACAATCCGAAAGCCCAAAGCCAGATTCCCAATACAGGTTGTCACGCGGCCGCTGATTTCCAGCTCAGACTCATTCAGGATCTCACGCAGCCGATCTTCTTCGCCCTGGTTATGACAACAGACGACAACGCGATCATGAGGACCGGTGATCGAAGCCAGTTCTTCAATCATTTCTGACTTCGCGCGCGTAAAACGCTCAATCGATTCAATCTGTAAATGGCAAGAGATCTCTGTTGATTCAGCAGAAATGGGCGCGATCGTTACGGATGGAAAATCGGTGCAGCGGGACATCATCGCGGGCACACTGAATAATCCTCGCGGATTTTCGAGCCGGTCCAGATATCGTCTGCCTTCATCAACCAGTTCTGGGAGTTCCACTAGAACAATACAGGTATTCTTCGGTAAATTGTCCAGCAGGCTTTCCGAAGCGGACTCATCCAGATCCCTGGCTAGCGTACGTCCTTGCGAATGTTCCTCAGCCGCGGAGACCGGGGAAATCAGCGTTAGATCAACCGATTCGCAAGTCTCGACAGTTCTCTGTGTTTCCACATCAAACTGTCTGATCGACTCGACTTCGTCGCCAAAAAATTCAATTCGCAGAGGAAGCGTGGCATCGGGAGAGAAAATATCCAGAATGCCGCCATGCATACTGAATTCGCCCGGCAGTTCAATTGCCGTTGTCCGTTCGAATCCACGCTCGATAAGCCAACTCATGAAGGGATCTGTGTCAATTTCATCCCCCACCCGAATCCTGCGAGTTGCTTCGCGACGTTTTTGACGACTGGGAACAGGCTGCAGTAAAGCGGGAAACGAAGTCACAATCACCGGCGGGATACTATCCGCATTCTGATCGAGTGGTACCAGTTGATTCAGTACCCTCAGGCGACCACCAAAAACCGAGTCCGCGACATCATGTTCGTCAGGTAAGGTTTCCCAAGCAGGGAACAGATCCGGGCTTCTTCCCAGAAAACTGGTAAGGTCGCCACTGAATTCGTCGATTTCTCCCAGGCGAGGAAGGACGATTAAAACAGGAGATTTCACTGTTTCTGCAATCGTCGCTGCAGTCAGCGCGCACGATCCTCCCCAGGCTCCATCAATTGTCCCGCTTTGACCTGACTGGAGAGCCGCAACCACAGCGGCGAATCCTTCGCTTCGGCTTAAAACGGGAACCAGATCCTGCATC
This window of the Gimesia fumaroli genome carries:
- the mfd gene encoding transcription-repair coupling factor, with product MTKPIDSQIQSMQDLVPVLSRSEGFAAVVAALQSGQSGTIDGAWGGSCALTAATIAETVKSPVLIVLPRLGEIDEFSGDLTSFLGRSPDLFPAWETLPDEHDVADSVFGGRLRVLNQLVPLDQNADSIPPVIVTSFPALLQPVPSRQKRREATRRIRVGDEIDTDPFMSWLIERGFERTTAIELPGEFSMHGGILDIFSPDATLPLRIEFFGDEVESIRQFDVETQRTVETCESVDLTLISPVSAAEEHSQGRTLARDLDESASESLLDNLPKNTCIVLVELPELVDEGRRYLDRLENPRGLFSVPAMMSRCTDFPSVTIAPISAESTEISCHLQIESIERFTRAKSEMIEELASITGPHDRVVVCCHNQGEEDRLREILNESELEISGRVTTCIGNLALGFRIVSEHLVVLSDHELFGRADIRHKPRKRKVESRAIDNFLDLNVGDFVVHLSHGIARFKGLELLEKDGCREEHLSLEFRDKVQMYVPVSLVHLVQKYIGGGKHIPQLSKLGGKSWANKKEKAAQAVRDMASDMLRMQAMRSAQPGIAYPPDSHWQKEFEASFPYTETTDQLHAINDIRHDMERPQPMDRLICGDVGYGKTEVAIRAAFKAIDSGKQVAVLVPTTVLAEQHTRTFSERMADYPITIEGLSRFKTKKEQRKTLEGMASGSVDLVIGTHRLIQKDIKFKDLGLLIIDEEQRFGVEAKEMLKSLRLQIDVLTLSATPVPRTLHMSLLGIRDISNLTTAPRDRVPIETRISRFDPELIRHAMVRELNRNGQVYFVHNRVHDLQKYADRIQQIVPEATIGIGHGQMKESELEAAMYDFVSGRVDIFVCTTIIESGLDIPNANTMFIHDAGNHGLSDLHQLRGRVGRSHHRAYCYLLLRDGQILTPVAAKRLKAIEEYSELGAGFKIAMRDLEIRGAGNILGTEQSGHISAVGYELYCQLLENACKRLKNEPLREHHHVAIDLPCTAYLPSDYIPPGRIKIEMYRRLSAIRSLDELADLETEFEDRFGNIPHPVRQLLILKELQILAQQWQVDSIRLEENFAVLGYRDKNHILALAKSNQNRIPVRIVDHKSAYIPLPVSAVDVETIMLELKSVLQQSFDPTYNLAPSS